Genomic DNA from Atribacterota bacterium:
ATATCTGGAATCGGTTCTTCAGAAGGATGATGTGGTTGGCGTTGGTTGGGGGCGAACGGTATATGAAACCCTGCGGGCATTTTGCCGTGAAGTGCCATTAATGGTGGTGTCTCTGGTGGGAGCGACTGGTCAGACAGGGTTCGATTTTCAGGTCAACGAGATTGCCTATCAGTTTGCCAAAAAAGTGGGAGGACAGTTTGTGCCTTTTTACACTCCAGTCCTGGTGGATAGCGAAGAAATTGCTCGAGCCCTATCCTGGGACCAGAGTGTACGGAGGGTCATGGAGTTCTGGGAAAAACTGGACGTGGCCATCGTGGGAGCAGGTGATCCTCGCCTGGGAAACGTACCGGTGCCCCAGTTTTTCTTCAGTGACCCAGCTTCGGCAAGGATTCTGGCCAAAAGAGAAGTAGTCGGAGATCTCCTGTGCCACTTTTTAGAGAGGAATGGAGCACTCAGCGATCCGGTTTTTGACCGTCGGGTGATGAGCATTTCTCTTTCGGGGTTAAAGAAGGTTCCCTGTGTTCTTGGGGTGATTGGTTCGATAGAAAAAAAGCACATCCTTCGGGCAGTGCTCCAGGGAAGATACATCAACATTCTGGTTACCGATGCCGAAACAGCCAGAGCTGTACTCGAAAAAGAAGGGGAAAGGGGGTGAAATGAAACGAGTGAAGGCGGTTTGAGGAAAAAGAATATCGCCAAAAACTCATGGAAAGGAGGAGTGATTCGTGAAGAAACTTCTATTTGTTGGTCTTTCCGTGCTGATGGTGTTCTGTTTATCAGTGGTGTATGCCGAAATGACGCTCACCAACGCGGGTGGAGAGTCAATTACCTTTACGGATGAGGAACTGGGTACCATTATTACCTCTGGCGAAAAACCGTTTGAAGGGGTAACCATCACCATCACCGTGAATCAGGGTGGTCCCAAGGGCGGTATCTCGGGTCCGCTCTATGAATGGCGGGATGTTTGGGAGAAATTGACTGGAGCGAAACTGAACATTGTGGAGATTCCATATGCTGAGCATTATCCGAAAGTGATGACTGACCTTCTGACCGGGACCGGTCAATATGATGGATTCATGATCGGTTCCGACTGGATGGGCGAGCTGGTCACGGGCGAGTACATTGTCCCCATTGATCAGTATATGAAGGATCCTCGCTTTCCGAAATGGGACCCTGAATCGTTACCACCGTCCATCCGAACCCTCTATACCTGGGGTGATACCTGGTACGGGCCGCTGAATGATAGTGATGGTCAGGTGCTGTACTACCGCAAGGATATCCTTAACAATCCCGATTACCGGGCAAAATTCAAGGAAAAGTATGGCTATGAATACAATGTACCACCCAAAACTTGGAATGAACTCTATGATATTTCTGAGTTCTTCAATGGTTGGGACTGGAATAACGATGGGGAACCGGATTCCGGTATTGTCATGCACCTGAAGGTGGGTGCGCAGGGAATGTACCACTACGCTTCGCTCTCGGCACCATTCTGCATCATGCCCGGAGAAGAAGTGGATAAGTACCATAATGTGTACTGGTTTGATCCTGAAGATATGAAGCCCCTTATCAATAGTGAAGGACACGTCAAAGCGCTGGAGTTCCAGTTGAAGTTGGCCAAAACCGGTCCGGATGCACAGGTAGCCTGGAGTCTGGGTGAAGCCTGGGATTACTTCTTGAGGGGAAAAGCAATTTTCACTTTCTCCTGGGGTGATGTGGGATCCTTGGTGCAGGATGAAGCTCGTTCCAAAATTAAAGGCAAGATGGGTGCTTCAATTCTTCCTGGAAGTCTTGAAGTCTATGATCGGTCGCAGGGGAAGTTCGTTACCTTCGAAACCCCCAATGTGTGGGGGAACACCACCGGTGGTTCCTGGCATGGGGTGATTTCGGCGCTCTCCAAAAATCCAGAAGCCGTCTATCACCTGCTGGCGTTCCATGCCACCAATAAAATCAGCCTCTGGAACGTGCAGAGGGGCTGGACCGGCGTTGATCCCGGGGCCAAATTCCACTTCTTGCCTCCCTATGGAACCGCTAGTCTCGATGACTATGTCGCCAATGGATTCAACCCCGAGGATGCGCAGGAGTACCTCAAGGCGTACTATGATAACTTCTTCGCTCCCAACATCGCTCCGTACCTGCGAATTCCCGGTGGGAACGAGTACTGGGTAGCTTTAGATCGGCACCTCTCTGAAGCCTACACCGGCCAGGCTTCGGCCAAAGAAGCACTTGACCGGGTAGCGCGAGACTGGGAAGATATCACCAACCGTTACGGGCGGGAAGAACAGCTCAAAGTGTACCAGGAATCCATCGGGTATAAAGCGAAGTAGGGTCATCAGTACGATTTCAGGGGAGCCCATGGGCTCCCCTGAGGGGGGATAAACCAATGGGCTTAAAAAGTGGACGGATTAAGTATCCTT
This window encodes:
- a CDS encoding sugar-binding domain-containing protein, with the protein product YLESVLQKDDVVGVGWGRTVYETLRAFCREVPLMVVSLVGATGQTGFDFQVNEIAYQFAKKVGGQFVPFYTPVLVDSEEIARALSWDQSVRRVMEFWEKLDVAIVGAGDPRLGNVPVPQFFFSDPASARILAKREVVGDLLCHFLERNGALSDPVFDRRVMSISLSGLKKVPCVLGVIGSIEKKHILRAVLQGRYINILVTDAETARAVLEKEGERG
- a CDS encoding extracellular solute-binding protein; amino-acid sequence: MKKLLFVGLSVLMVFCLSVVYAEMTLTNAGGESITFTDEELGTIITSGEKPFEGVTITITVNQGGPKGGISGPLYEWRDVWEKLTGAKLNIVEIPYAEHYPKVMTDLLTGTGQYDGFMIGSDWMGELVTGEYIVPIDQYMKDPRFPKWDPESLPPSIRTLYTWGDTWYGPLNDSDGQVLYYRKDILNNPDYRAKFKEKYGYEYNVPPKTWNELYDISEFFNGWDWNNDGEPDSGIVMHLKVGAQGMYHYASLSAPFCIMPGEEVDKYHNVYWFDPEDMKPLINSEGHVKALEFQLKLAKTGPDAQVAWSLGEAWDYFLRGKAIFTFSWGDVGSLVQDEARSKIKGKMGASILPGSLEVYDRSQGKFVTFETPNVWGNTTGGSWHGVISALSKNPEAVYHLLAFHATNKISLWNVQRGWTGVDPGAKFHFLPPYGTASLDDYVANGFNPEDAQEYLKAYYDNFFAPNIAPYLRIPGGNEYWVALDRHLSEAYTGQASAKEALDRVARDWEDITNRYGREEQLKVYQESIGYKAK